GAAGAGCATCCACAAATCCCCTTGAGAGAACGTGAGACCCATGAGTCGGGAAACGTCACCTTCCGTGATAAGGAGGATGACACCCAAGGTCGCAGCAATGAGACCCACGATTCTGCGAACCGTGAAAGGTTCGCCGAGAATTAATCGCGCAAACAACACGATGAAGATCGGTGAGGAGACCGCTATCAATGAAAGGTTAATGGCTTTTGTCCAGTGAGCGGCGATGTAAATCAGCGTATTAAAGAGGGTGACCAGCAGGAACGCAGAAAGGCAAACATACCCCAGATGTGTTCGTATGACCTGGATATCGCGGTACAAGGGCCTTACTGCAAAAGGCAAAAGGAAGACGAGTGCGGCTGCCCATCGCAAGAAGTCCAGCGTAGCAGGAGGAATGGAATCGGAAAGGAGCCGAGCGACAATAAAGTTGCCTGACCAGATTGCTGTGGCAACTAATACAAGCACATATCCTATGAGAAGTTTCGACGCGGTCGGCATCAGCGCTGCAAAACTTTCCGGCAAAAGGGGGATTTCGACTGTGGTTTTGATTCTCAGGCGCGTGCATATGCAAGCGGACCTATCCTCGGGTCATCGCCTGTGGCCACATTCTCTTCATCTCTCTTGCGTTCCCGCTCAGAGCAATTTGTTTTCAAAGTTGGACGAAAATCCCCTCTTACCCCCCTTTATAAAGGGGGGTATGGGGGGATTTTGAATGCAAATTGGTATCAGAGCCGTTATGAGACGAAATTCATCCAAAAGATAATGTGAATATGACGTGCCCGGTGGAGCCTTGAGACCTGCTCAATGCAACTCCGGGGCGTCCGTGATGAAACTGGCGCTTCTCCCGGGATTATTGGCCCAGTCTAATTGTACCGGTTCCAGGCACTTTGATTGCTATGCCACCACCACCATATCCAATGCCTACTCCCACACCTGTAGTAGATGTACCTATAGCGCCCCACGCAATGCCGTTCCTCGTGTAATCGTCCGGCACCAGGTCACTTCCGTTCCAATTTCCGGCGCTCCAGCCTTGACCGCCGACACCATAATTAGCTGAAAAACCGTTGAAACCCTGAGCCATAACCTGAAAGCACATTACCAGAAACACTGCCAGTGTGGCTGCCACAATAAAGAAGGACTTTGTTTTGAATTTCACTTTCCCTTTTCTCCCTTCATTACAAACCAGTGAGATCCGGAACTTTATCAAGTTCGCGATCATTGACCCTTTTAGGCCTTTCAATACATGCATCATGGACTGTGAGAATGAGCATATTTCACCTTGTGAGCAATTCCAAGGCCAAAATACTCCCGGCCTCCATTTAATTGCTAAGGTGGCGATAATACAAGAATCCACTATTCGACAGTCTGAGACGAACATCAGGAAACGTGGTGGCATTACCACACAATATGGGAAGGATCCCATAGAAGCGTACAACTATTTCTTATAGCATTTTGCATTCAAGATGCTTGCTGCACTAACCTGGCTCCGCAGGTCAGTGGCACCCCAGTACAGAAACCGACAGCGGTTTTGGGTGCCACGGACCTGCCCTTGCAGGTCCGTGCTTCCACCTCAGTAAGAACTAATTTCACTATAAATTCGTATTAGATGTTGCATTACACGCAAATGAGAACAAGTCGGCCCTGAATAGAGATTATGTAGCAGATGACATAATTTCTGACCTTTTGAATACATTGTGCCCCAAATGAACGGTAGGGGGCGGCGTCCCTGCCGGCCCGAACCGGTTGATTTGTCTTTGAAAAATGTGCCGGCACGGAGGCACGGCACCTACCAATTGCCGAGAAGTGCTTTCCGCAATTGGACACTGTTCCATACACTTGCTATATATGTGGCCGAGCGGAGGTTTGTGTTGATTATCTGTTGATCTCTTCCAGTGTCTTGCCTCTCGTTTCGGGACCGATCAGAAGCACTGTTACAGCACCGAGAAGGAACATTGCCGCTCCCAATGAGAATACGCCGCTTGTGCCGACTTTCTCCAGAATCGCCCCTACGACGAAAGGTCCGATAAGTGCCCCAAGGCGTCCCAGAGATGAAGCAAAGCCGCATCCGGTCGCTCGCGCTCTTGTGGGATAGAGCTCAGGGGAATAGGTGTACAAGAGAGACCACATGCCGAACATAAAGAATTGCATTATGGATCCCCAGATCACCAGGGTCGTGAAATTCGCCGCATTGCCATAAAAATAACATGCAATGGCTGCGCTGATCATGTATCCAGCGACCATGGGCTTGCGACCCAGCTTGTCCACGAGGAATGCCGCGGATAAATAACCCGGAATACCGGGAAGAGAAATGAGAATGACATATTCGGCAGATTTTACAACGGTGAAACCAGCTTTCACCAGCAAGGCACTCATCCATGTCGTTAGACTGTAGAAGCCGAATAGTGCCGTGAACCACAAGGTCCAAATCATGATTGTCCGCAAGCGATACTTTTCCGTCCACAGTTCCAAGAATGCGAATTTGCTTCCTTCAGTCGTGGCCGCCTTGCTGGGCGGGATATCAGGGAGTGGGCTGTCAGTGGCTTTTTCGACATTATGCTCCATCTCCTCGATTACTTTTTTTGCCTGGTTCATGTTTCCGACTGTCTCGAACCAACGAGGAGATTCCGGAATGCCGATTCTTACCCAGAAGAAGTAAAGAGAACCTAGTCCTTGAATGAAGAAAACCGTTCGCCAGCCTGCGACTTGCAGGACCAGGTAAGACAAAACTCCACCTAAAAGGAATGCAATGGGCCAACCGCCTTCGAGAAGCGATATGTAACGTCCTCGATAATTGCTCGGGATGATCTCTGAGAGCATGGATTGCGTCATCGGAAAGTGCGTCCCCATTCCAAGCCCCAGCAACACCCTTGCTGCATAGAATATTTCCACAGTAGGTGACCATGCCAGCAGAAAACTGCCGATACCCCAAAGGGCTATCCCCACGAGCAACATGGTTTTACGACCGAATTTGTCACCGAGAATGCCGGAAAGTCCGGCGCTGATGAACATTCCCAAAAAGCTCATGGTGCCGATAAGCCCTGTCATTTTCGGGCTCAGACTGAATTCCTTACCAATGGGTGAAAGCAAGAAAGTGGTTGTGGCTAAACCGATTGAGCCGAGAATCCAACCTATTTCGTGGTAAAGAAAGAGCTTTCGATGATAGTTGCTTAATGGCAGCCGTTCGAGACGTCCAGCTATATTGCCCACATTATTCATAGTGACGGTAGCATCCATGGCATATCCTTTCAGCGTTGAAGTATTCCTGAAGATTGTCTCTGTATGAGTCTGGTAAGTCGAAGTTGCCTTCGACAAAGCTTCGAGCTTTACCAGACCGCTTGTTCGTACCTCAGCGTTTGTATTCCGGGCCTGAAACACCCCGATCTTTCGATTGTGAGCTATTTCAGCTTGCCCGCTCGAAATCCGCTCAGGTATTCCGCACAGTATTCATCCTGACCAAGAACCGCTTGAGATGCCAGGATGGTAGCCATCATACGTTTATCCAACGGATCGATGATGAACGTATCCATCCCGGCAGTCATGAGCGCAGTAAGGTACGTGCTGTTGAGCAACTTGCGCTCAGGTAGCCCGAAGCTGATGTTGCTCAATCCACAAGTGGTATGTGCTCCGGGAATTTTATTTCTGATGCCGATCACCGCTTCCAGGCATGCCATGCCGAAACTCGCGTCGACACTGATGGGTTGAACTAACACGTCAAAATAGATGTCTTCGTTTGCAATCCCGTCACTATTCAGCTTGTCCGCTAACCTGCAAGCTATTTCAATCCTGCCTGCTGCATCTTTCGGAATACCTTTATCGTCCATGCACAGAGCGACGACTGAAGCCTTGTGCTCTTTGACCACCGACACAACCCCGCTGTATCGTTCCGCTTCCAAGGATATGGAATTTACAAGCGACTTTTTTCGGCTCAAAGGCATGGCCTCCGCAAGAGCAACAGGATTCGGGCTGTCAATACATAAAGGAATATCGGCTACACTCTGGACCAATCCAATCAGCCATTTGAGCAAATCTATTTCTTCATCGACAAAGGTTCCGGCATTAACGTCGATCATCTGTGCGCCGGCCTCCATCTGATCGAGTGCCAACTTCGTCAAAAACCCTTCATCTCGAGCCTTGATAGCATTCGCTGTGGATGGAATGCTGCTGTTGATTTTTTCGCCGATTATTAACATAATGACTACTCTCCATCATGATTAAAGAAGGGAGTTTATCCGCTTATCTGAAATCACTACGTTCGATGTGGATGACACTGTGCAGTGCATAGTGCATGGCAGTATCAACGTATAGACTGAACAAGTAACCCCAATCATCTGTGCCGTGAGTCCCAGCAACTTTTGTACCAGTCTTGCGGAGATGGAGAATAGAGCCGGAAACTCTCTCAATAGAGCGACTATTGATCCGATTGAATCTCAAAAGTGAATGAATTACGAATTTTGAATCAGATTTCCGGGAATCTGCTTTCTGGGGAGCAGTTGCATGATCCGGCGTATTCCCCTGAGCGTTTCCTTGCTCATGGTTGAGCCGTTTCACAGATTACCGTCTGTCTTTGCTTTCCCAAGAAAATGGGAATCACCGATCACTTTTTTACTCGGAGTCTGTAATCACTGGAGTATACTGTCCTCCATTCTTGAGGAGCAACCCAATGGATTTTAATCTTTCGACGGAAGAGTGGCTAAATATTCTCGATTTTTCGCGCAACGGGGTTGTTGTAGTCGATCGGGAAGGCAGAATCGTTTTCATGAACCAAACCGCTGCAAAGGTGGTCGGGATTTCTTCCGAGGCTGCTATCGGGTGCCGAGTGGAAGAAATCATACCGAGTACGGCTCTTCTGGAAGTCATGAAGAAAGGCAAGAATCAGTCACGCCAGAAGATGATGGTAAACGGCAACATGGTTTTTACCGATCGAATGGTTTTGAGAAAAAAAGGAAAAGTCGTCGGCGCTGTAGGAATATTCCAGGACATTTCTGAATTGGAGAAGTCGTCAGCAGAGTTGGAAAGTGTCAAATCCATGTGCAAGGAATTGGATGCAATCTTCGAAGCTGTTGCGGACGGCCTCGTGTTGGTCGATGAAAAGGGTTGTGTCCTCAGAGTAAATCAGGCTTATCAGAATCTTACCGGAATAACCAACGAGGAATACAGAGGCAAACACGTTCACGAGCTTATAAAAGAAGGCTATATCGGTCGATCCCTGAGTGATAAGGTGATTCAGCGGAAAACACCATACTCAGCCATTGATATTCGCAATGGAAAAGAGCTCCTTCTTACTGCCATCCCGGTGTTCAATGAAGAGGGTGACATCATGCGAGTCGTCACGGCTACTCGGGATATAACCGAATTGAGCGACCTGAAGAACAAACTTGCGGAGAGCGAAGCAGCACGAGATCGTTATCTCCAGGAACTCAAGCGATTACATGCCCAATTGCCGTACAAATTCATCATAACCAACAGTCCGACGATCAAACAGAAGATCGAGCTCGCTCTTCATGTTGCCCAAGTCGATTCCAACGTACTGATTCTTGGTGAATCCGGTGTCGGAAAAGATTTACTGGCACGTCTGATTCATCGTTCGAGTAAACGCGCTCTCAAATCCTTCATAGAGATCAACTGCGGAGCCGTTCCCGCCAACCTTCTTGAATCGGAGTTTTTCGGGTATGAGGCGGGTGCCTTCACGGGGGCGTCGAAGGAAGGAAAGCCCGGTCTGTTTGAACTCGCACAGGGTGGCACCCTGTTCTTGGATGAAGTGGGAGATCTACCGCTTGAACTCCAGGTGAAAGTACTTCGCGCGGTTCAGAACAAACAGATTACTCGAATCGGAGGCACAAAAATCATCAATCTGAACGTGAGAATAATTGCCGCCACAAATCGCGATCTCGAAAAGATGGTGGCAGAGCGGACTTTTCGTCAGGATTTGTACTATCGACTGAATGTCGTGCCCATAGTGCTGCCCCCGTTACGTGAAAGGCGTGAAGATATCGCCCCACTGGCAAAGGAATTCCTGGCGAAATTCAACTCGAAATACGGGTACCAGAAATGGCTTCATCAGGATGTCATTACCCGCCTGACAAATTATGATTGGCCGGGGAATGTGCGGGAATTGGAGAACACCATAGAAAGAGCAGTCGTGACGTGCAGGAACGATTGCATCAACTTGGACTGTTTCAGTCTGGCTCCATGCGACGAACCCGCGAAATGCAGGGATATTTCGATGCTGAAGCAGAATAAGGCAGAAGAAGAAAAACAGCTTATCGTAGAGACTTACAGGCGCACTCACAGCACGAGAAAAACAGCGCAAGCTTTAGGAATTTCACAGTCATCCGTAGTCAAGAAAATGAAGAAATACGGGATTTCCGAGAATCATATTGTAGACGATGCTATGAGCAGGGATAGTAATTATGTGATCGAGTGATTCCATTGTGAATCGACAGGACGCAGACTCTAAGTTGCCGGATATTGACGGTTTACTTCTCGATTATCTCAGTGCCCCCTCCACTCGTCCGATTCCAATGTGAATAATGCCGGCACAAACGAGAGCGCTATTTCAGGCTTTTTGTTGTGGCATTCCTTTTGCATACAATTTCGTCGGCCGGTACCAACCATACGGCGCGTAACAGCCAAAGCAAGTAATCACAATCATATCCGAACGTACCTCGACCTGAATGACTGTTGGGCAGGTCACGAGAGAAGTGCGCCCAACGTGAAAAATCCGGAAAACATATGAGGAGGACTCTTATGAGTAACAATTCGGCCCTTGTTCAAAACGTAGTTGCAGGGGATTGGAAAGATATCGCGAGATTAACCAAGGAATCATTGGACTCAGGTACCAGGGCAGAAGACCTTATTCACCAGTTACAGGCTGGAATGGAAGTAGTTGGAGAAAAGTATTCATCAGGCGAATACTATCTGCCGGACATGATGAAATCGGCACGCTGCATGAATATAGCGTTTGAGGTGTTGAAGCCTGTTATGGAGGGTTCGAATGTCGCCTCATTGGGCAAAATCCTCATTGGCACCGTCAAATCCGATATGCATGACATCGGCAAAAACATCGTAATAGGCTTTCTCAAGGGAGTGGGGTTCGATGTCGTCGACCTTGGAACCGATGTCTCCGAAGAGAAATTTGCAGAAGAAATAGAGCGTCAAAAACCGGATATCGTCGGTTTGTCTTCTCTGTTGACGACGACCATGCACGAAATCGGAACAGTGATCAAGACGCTGGAAGACAAGGGGCTTCGATCGAGTGTCAGAGTAGTGGCAGGCGGAGCGCCCGTAACGGAAGCATTTGCGCTCAGTATGGGAGCGGACGCCTACGCGAAAGACGGCGGCCAGGCCGTTAAAATCTGCAAGCATCTTATGGAAAAGAACTGACGAGGAGATCTCATTATGGCTTTGACGCAAAAACAACGCATATTGGACGTCGTTGCCGGTAAAGTAGTCGACAAACTGCCTTTCGGCGCACGAATTGACGTTTGGTACAACTATCATGCAGCCCACGGTTCACTTCCCGAAAAGTACAAAGACTGGAAACAAACGGATATTATCGAAGATCAAGGGGCCGCCGCACAAAAGCGCTTCTTCTCGGTTTGTAAAGAGATATACCACGACATGGAAGTGGTCAAACGCAAAGAGCCGCCGTATGAAATCACTGAATTCAGAACCCCCATCGGAACCTGCTCCATCAGCTTACTCTGGTCTGTCAACGAAGGCCCCTGGTTGGCTTACGAACATGAGAAACTGTTCAAGAGCGAAAAAGATTACCCCATTATCAAATACATTCTCGAACATACCGAGCCCGTGTACGATGACAATTATACAAAAGAATATCAGGAAATGGGCGAACGTGGGATCGTCATGACCGGAACCGGTCTTTGGGGACCTTCACAGCGAGTGATGCGCGAAATAATGGGGTATGAACTCTTCTACAACGAGTACATGGACAGACCGGAAAAAGTCGATGAGCTGATGGAAGCCATGTTTGCGCTGGAGAGAAAGAAGCTCGACATCATACTGAAATCGGACATCGAGATTATCAACCTATGTGCAAACTGGAGTGATGATATCCACACACCAGTGTTCAGACAATACTTCACACCCTGGTTCCGGGAATGCAACGAGAAGATTCACGCAGCCGGAAAGTTTTCCATGGCCCACGCTGACGGAGAGATGCGAAGACTGATCCCCTTGTACTGCGAAACTATGCTAGATATAGCTGAGGCGATCACGCCTGTTCCGCAGACGCAATGTGAACTCGAAGAATTTCGAGCTATGGGTGACCACGTGACATTATGGGGAGGCATTCCTTCCATTCTGTTTGAGCCTAACTTCAGCGATCAGGAGTTTGATGACTACATCAAGAACATGATCAAGAGGATCAAGCCCGGTACCCGCTTCATAATGGGTATGGCAGACAACCTGCCCGTTGCAGCGGATATAGATCGAGTCGGCCGGGTCCAGAGAATCATAGACGAGTATGGC
The sequence above is a segment of the Desulfomonile tiedjei DSM 6799 genome. Coding sequences within it:
- a CDS encoding DMT family transporter, with product MPESFAALMPTASKLLIGYVLVLVATAIWSGNFIVARLLSDSIPPATLDFLRWAAALVFLLPFAVRPLYRDIQVIRTHLGYVCLSAFLLVTLFNTLIYIAAHWTKAINLSLIAVSSPIFIVLFARLILGEPFTVRRIVGLIAATLGVILLITEGDVSRLMGLTFSQGDLWMLFAAMIFGTYSILVRIKPVALSPVAFLCSTVIIGLIFLVPWVMWELRSAQDIHLSETSVAAIMYLALGPSLLAFLCWNKAILLIGPVRSAFVYYSLPVFSGVAALMILGEPIHIVHALSGILILAGVIIATREST
- a CDS encoding MFS transporter, with translation MDATVTMNNVGNIAGRLERLPLSNYHRKLFLYHEIGWILGSIGLATTTFLLSPIGKEFSLSPKMTGLIGTMSFLGMFISAGLSGILGDKFGRKTMLLVGIALWGIGSFLLAWSPTVEIFYAARVLLGLGMGTHFPMTQSMLSEIIPSNYRGRYISLLEGGWPIAFLLGGVLSYLVLQVAGWRTVFFIQGLGSLYFFWVRIGIPESPRWFETVGNMNQAKKVIEEMEHNVEKATDSPLPDIPPSKAATTEGSKFAFLELWTEKYRLRTIMIWTLWFTALFGFYSLTTWMSALLVKAGFTVVKSAEYVILISLPGIPGYLSAAFLVDKLGRKPMVAGYMISAAIACYFYGNAANFTTLVIWGSIMQFFMFGMWSLLYTYSPELYPTRARATGCGFASSLGRLGALIGPFVVGAILEKVGTSGVFSLGAAMFLLGAVTVLLIGPETRGKTLEEINR
- a CDS encoding methyltetrahydrofolate--corrinoid methyltransferase — encoded protein: MLIIGEKINSSIPSTANAIKARDEGFLTKLALDQMEAGAQMIDVNAGTFVDEEIDLLKWLIGLVQSVADIPLCIDSPNPVALAEAMPLSRKKSLVNSISLEAERYSGVVSVVKEHKASVVALCMDDKGIPKDAAGRIEIACRLADKLNSDGIANEDIYFDVLVQPISVDASFGMACLEAVIGIRNKIPGAHTTCGLSNISFGLPERKLLNSTYLTALMTAGMDTFIIDPLDKRMMATILASQAVLGQDEYCAEYLSGFRAGKLK
- a CDS encoding sigma 54-interacting transcriptional regulator, which codes for MDFNLSTEEWLNILDFSRNGVVVVDREGRIVFMNQTAAKVVGISSEAAIGCRVEEIIPSTALLEVMKKGKNQSRQKMMVNGNMVFTDRMVLRKKGKVVGAVGIFQDISELEKSSAELESVKSMCKELDAIFEAVADGLVLVDEKGCVLRVNQAYQNLTGITNEEYRGKHVHELIKEGYIGRSLSDKVIQRKTPYSAIDIRNGKELLLTAIPVFNEEGDIMRVVTATRDITELSDLKNKLAESEAARDRYLQELKRLHAQLPYKFIITNSPTIKQKIELALHVAQVDSNVLILGESGVGKDLLARLIHRSSKRALKSFIEINCGAVPANLLESEFFGYEAGAFTGASKEGKPGLFELAQGGTLFLDEVGDLPLELQVKVLRAVQNKQITRIGGTKIINLNVRIIAATNRDLEKMVAERTFRQDLYYRLNVVPIVLPPLRERREDIAPLAKEFLAKFNSKYGYQKWLHQDVITRLTNYDWPGNVRELENTIERAVVTCRNDCINLDCFSLAPCDEPAKCRDISMLKQNKAEEEKQLIVETYRRTHSTRKTAQALGISQSSVVKKMKKYGISENHIVDDAMSRDSNYVIE
- a CDS encoding cobalamin B12-binding domain-containing protein; protein product: MSNNSALVQNVVAGDWKDIARLTKESLDSGTRAEDLIHQLQAGMEVVGEKYSSGEYYLPDMMKSARCMNIAFEVLKPVMEGSNVASLGKILIGTVKSDMHDIGKNIVIGFLKGVGFDVVDLGTDVSEEKFAEEIERQKPDIVGLSSLLTTTMHEIGTVIKTLEDKGLRSSVRVVAGGAPVTEAFALSMGADAYAKDGGQAVKICKHLMEKN
- a CDS encoding uroporphyrinogen decarboxylase family protein, yielding MALTQKQRILDVVAGKVVDKLPFGARIDVWYNYHAAHGSLPEKYKDWKQTDIIEDQGAAAQKRFFSVCKEIYHDMEVVKRKEPPYEITEFRTPIGTCSISLLWSVNEGPWLAYEHEKLFKSEKDYPIIKYILEHTEPVYDDNYTKEYQEMGERGIVMTGTGLWGPSQRVMREIMGYELFYNEYMDRPEKVDELMEAMFALERKKLDIILKSDIEIINLCANWSDDIHTPVFRQYFTPWFRECNEKIHAAGKFSMAHADGEMRRLIPLYCETMLDIAEAITPVPQTQCELEEFRAMGDHVTLWGGIPSILFEPNFSDQEFDDYIKNMIKRIKPGTRFIMGMADNLPVAADIDRVGRVQRIIDEYGRLPIE